The following are encoded in a window of Sminthopsis crassicaudata isolate SCR6 chromosome 3, ASM4859323v1, whole genome shotgun sequence genomic DNA:
- the ZNF565 gene encoding zinc finger protein 565 isoform X1 yields the protein MRDSTLWRILRLVVPAPPVRFPSLKVEESGPGSRGFLPGGAQAAHRAPCRGFKAKRRDPREGAGPLTTLPATCGRPQRPKHKNFAQILGEKALPYQDSPCLTEGSIEEDGVATEGPTAGSQEPVTFQDVAVDFSREEWGLLDPAQRDLYRDVMLENYRSLAFLGLLRAWPNVLSHLELGNGPWKLEMGDPRGPQPDLECTSAAKMSSPLLERVTKDGLWDSKVEETWKCGDNLKGQQKNLEKSLEQGTVTHKKTHSREKIYKCDECGRTFSWSTCLTKHQRIHTGEKPFECNECGKAFSQKSSLCYHQRTHTGEKPYLCSECGKAFRYYSVLTQHQQIHTGVKPYGCSVCGKAFSQNSFLTQHQRIHTGEKPYKCSHCGKAFSQRASLYYHQRIHTGERPYVCGECGKAFSYCSVLNQHQQIHTGEKPYKCSVCGKAFSQNSFLTQHQRIHTGEKPYECSECGKAFRYCSAFIQHQKTHTGEKPYKCKVCGKAFSYCTSLSQHHQTHTGKKPYQCNECGKAFSYSSSLTHHLRTHTGEKPYQCNECGKAFSYSSSLTEHLKTHTGEKSYECKECGKFFRWRSSLIKHKTSHRNGYNAH from the exons atgcgAGACTCCACGCTCTGGAGGATTCTGAGACTAGTG GTCCCAGCTCCCCCAGTGAGGTTCCCAAGCCTGAAGGTGGAGGAAAGCGGCCCCGGGTCTCGGGGATTCCTCCCGGGAGGGGCCCAGGCTGCCCACAGAGCCCCCTGCCGGGGCTTCAAGGCAAAGCGCAGAGACCCACGGGAAGGAGCAGGGCCCTTGACCACTCTGCCCGCGACGTGCGGGCGGCCACAGCGTCCAAAACACAAGAATTTCGCCCAGATTCTTGGGGAAAAAG CGCTGCCATATCAGGACTCGCCCTGTCTGACGGAGGGGAGCATCGAGGAGGACGGAGTGGCCACTGAGGGGCCCACAGCTGGCTCTCAG GAGCCGGTGACATTCCAGGATGTGGCCGTGGACTTCAGCCGGGAGGAGTGGGGGCTGCTGGACCCTGCCCAGAGGGATCTCTACAGGGAcgtgatgctggagaactacaGGAGCCTGGCCTTCCTGG GACTGCTCCGAGCCTGGCCTAATGTGCTCTCTCATTTGGAACTCGGGAACGGACCCTGGAAGCTGGAGATGGGAGACCCCAGAGGCCCCCAGCCAG atttAGAATGCACATCTGCAGCCAAAATGTCATCtccattgttggaaagagttacaAAGGATGGTCTCTGGGACTCAAAAGTGGAAGAAACCTGGAAATGTGGAGACAATTTAAAAGGACAGCAGAAGAATCTGGAAAAATCATTAGAGCAGGGCACAGTCACCCACAAGAAAACACATAGTcgggaaaaaatttacaaatgtGATGAGTGTGGGAGAACCTTCAGCTGGAGCACATGTCTTACCAAacaccagagaattcatactggtgagaaaccttttgagtgtaatgaatgtgggaaagcttttagCCAGAAATCATCCCTGTGTTACCATCAGAggactcacactggagagaagccctatCTGTGcagtgaatgtggaaaagccttcaggtACTATTCAGTCCTTACTCAGCACCAGCAGATTCACACTGGAGTGAAGCCTTATGGATGCAGTGtctgtgggaaagccttcagccaGAATTCCTTCCTTACTCAGCATCAgaggattcacactggagagaaaccctataaatGCAGTCactgtgggaaagccttcagccaGAGGGCCTCCCTGTATtatcatcagagaattcacaccgGGGAGAGACCTTATGTGTGTGGagaatgtggaaaggccttcagTTACTGCTCAGTCCTCAATCAGCACCAGCagattcacactggagagaagccctacAAGTGCAGCGtctgtgggaaagccttcagccaGAATTCCTTCCTCACTCAGCACCAGAGGATTCATACaggagagaaaccctatgaatgCTCCGAATGCGGGAAAGCCTTCAGGTACTGCTCCGCCTTTATCCAGCACCAGAAGACtcacacaggagagaaaccttacAAATGTAAAgtatgtgggaaagccttcagttACTGCACCTCCCTTTCTCAGCACCATCAAACTCACACAGGAAAGAAGCCCTATCAGTGCAAtgagtgtgggaaagccttcagctACAGCTCCTCCCTTACCCACCATCTGAGAACTCACACCGGAGAGAAGCCCTATCAGTGCAAtgagtgtgggaaagccttcagctACAGCTCGTCTCTTACCGAGCACCTCAAgacccacactggagagaagtcTTACGAGTGCAAGGAGTGTGGGAAGTTCTTCAGGTGGCGTTCATCCCTTATCAAACATAAGACTTCACACAGGAATGGGTATAATGCTCACTGA